In the Flagellimonas sp. MMG031 genome, one interval contains:
- the pxpB gene encoding 5-oxoprolinase subunit PxpB, whose product MKSYPISIKPFGERAVLVEWPKEVSESILADILDFMDAFKELEIPGWEMSVAYNSLTMVYNQDHIDFEETKKMIAECQERQAQSKTERIQHLWTLPVCYDLEFGMDLEDASKTLGLSPEALIEQHTSHQYVVYGIGFLPGFMYLGGLPASLEIPRRAEPRLKVPKGSVGLASKQTGIYPQESPGGWNIIGNCPVDLFDPKKDDPCFVKVGDKIQFESISKAEYKLHKIEGEVGIYEPEKVVLNA is encoded by the coding sequence GTGAAAAGTTACCCCATCAGTATAAAGCCCTTTGGTGAACGTGCCGTTCTGGTAGAATGGCCCAAAGAGGTGAGTGAATCCATTTTGGCCGACATTCTCGACTTTATGGATGCGTTTAAAGAGCTGGAAATCCCAGGTTGGGAAATGTCCGTAGCCTATAATTCCTTGACCATGGTCTACAATCAGGACCATATCGATTTTGAGGAAACCAAAAAGATGATTGCGGAATGCCAAGAGCGTCAGGCCCAATCCAAAACAGAACGGATACAGCATTTATGGACACTGCCCGTTTGCTACGATTTGGAATTTGGAATGGACCTCGAAGATGCTTCCAAAACCTTGGGGCTTTCTCCCGAAGCGCTCATCGAACAGCATACTTCCCATCAATATGTGGTGTACGGCATCGGCTTTTTGCCCGGCTTTATGTATTTGGGCGGACTTCCTGCTTCTCTGGAAATCCCTCGCCGTGCCGAGCCGAGGTTAAAGGTTCCCAAAGGCTCGGTAGGACTTGCCAGCAAACAAACCGGAATTTATCCACAGGAATCTCCCGGCGGCTGGAACATTATCGGAAACTGTCCAGTGGATCTATTCGACCCCAAAAAGGATGACCCTTGCTTTGTGAAGGTAGGGGACAAGATACAGTTTGAATCTATTTCAAAAGCGGAATACAAACTTCATAAAATCGAGGGCGAAGTAGGTATATATGAACCCGAAAAAGTGGTGCTGAATGCTTAA
- the pxpA gene encoding 5-oxoprolinase subunit PxpA — translation MDQFTIDINCDVGEGVGNEAQIFPYISSCNIACGGHAGDMETMREIVSLAKQHGLKVGAHPSYPDKANFGREVMDISNEDLIQSIQSQLTDFDEVLNQGEITLHHIKAHGALYNQTAKNNQLAIAYLDAIAAYKNEAILYVPFGSEIARIAQEQGFQIWYEAFADRNYNPDLSLVSRKTEYALIEQPEAVLQHILPIIKKGEVLTVDGGLRQISADTLCIHGDTVSALDILMYLSRELPQNQVKIA, via the coding sequence ATGGATCAGTTTACCATAGATATCAATTGTGATGTAGGCGAAGGTGTAGGGAACGAAGCGCAGATTTTTCCGTACATCAGTTCGTGCAATATTGCTTGCGGCGGACATGCGGGGGATATGGAAACCATGCGTGAAATAGTTTCTTTGGCCAAGCAGCACGGACTTAAAGTGGGCGCGCATCCATCATATCCGGATAAAGCCAATTTTGGCAGAGAGGTCATGGATATTTCGAACGAAGATCTTATCCAAAGCATTCAATCCCAATTGACAGATTTTGATGAAGTGCTAAATCAGGGAGAAATTACATTGCACCATATCAAAGCGCACGGTGCCTTGTACAATCAAACGGCGAAGAACAACCAACTGGCCATTGCCTATTTGGATGCCATTGCAGCATATAAAAACGAAGCTATCCTGTATGTGCCTTTTGGTTCAGAAATCGCAAGAATAGCTCAAGAACAAGGGTTTCAAATCTGGTATGAAGCTTTTGCGGATCGAAACTATAATCCTGACCTGTCCCTAGTTTCCAGAAAAACGGAATATGCCCTTATTGAGCAACCTGAGGCAGTCTTGCAACATATTCTTCCCATCATCAAAAAAGGGGAAGTTTTAACCGTTGATGGTGGACTTCGACAAATCAGTGCGGATACGTTGTGCATTCATGGCGATACGGTTTCTGCTTTGGATATATTGATGTATCTTTCTAGAGAATTACCTCAAAATCAGGTGAAAATAGCATAG
- a CDS encoding biotin-dependent carboxyltransferase family protein — MLKVLKPGLYLTIQDLGRFGHRDIGVPIAGAMDVESVKKANLLLENDENDAVLEITMTGPTLQFDTDTYISMSGAHIAATLNNEPVDTYTVIKVGKGDILSYGRLEKGFRGYLAVKGGFQTEKLLHSRSQFYPVTKSARLKDGDEVPYKETKSYEPKISEVKIEEHFESNVLKVYKGPEFSLLSDGQLTEIFTKTYHVSKENNRMAYQISELIAGHSHTMLTSGTLPGTIQLTPAGRMIILMKDGQTTGGYPRILQLSEASISILAQKKYGDELRFKLI, encoded by the coding sequence ATGCTTAAAGTATTGAAACCTGGCCTTTATTTGACCATCCAAGACCTTGGAAGGTTCGGACATCGGGATATTGGTGTGCCCATAGCTGGGGCCATGGATGTGGAATCGGTGAAGAAGGCCAACCTTTTGTTGGAGAACGATGAGAACGATGCGGTTTTGGAAATTACCATGACGGGTCCGACCCTTCAATTTGATACCGATACGTATATTAGTATGTCTGGTGCCCATATCGCCGCCACTCTTAACAATGAGCCTGTTGATACCTACACCGTAATCAAAGTGGGCAAGGGCGATATTTTGTCCTACGGTCGTCTGGAGAAGGGTTTCAGGGGATATTTGGCCGTGAAGGGAGGTTTTCAAACGGAAAAACTGCTCCACAGTCGCTCACAGTTTTATCCCGTTACCAAGTCGGCCCGACTTAAAGATGGCGATGAGGTCCCTTACAAGGAAACCAAGTCCTACGAACCCAAAATATCGGAAGTCAAGATTGAAGAGCATTTTGAAAGTAATGTGCTCAAGGTGTACAAAGGTCCCGAGTTTTCGTTGCTTTCGGACGGGCAGTTGACCGAGATCTTTACCAAGACCTATCATGTTTCCAAGGAAAACAATCGAATGGCCTATCAAATTTCGGAGCTCATCGCAGGGCATTCGCATACCATGCTTACTTCCGGGACCTTGCCGGGCACTATCCAGCTTACGCCAGCAGGCCGTATGATCATTTTGATGAAAGATGGTCAAACCACCGGCGGTTACCCACGTATTTTGCAACTCTCAGAAGCGTCCATCTCCATTTTGGCCCAAAAGAAGTACGGGGATGAATTGCGGTTTAAACTGATTTAA
- the ilvB gene encoding biosynthetic-type acetolactate synthase large subunit yields the protein METLKAQKKDSKTQNSIRITGAEAIIHCLLAEGVDLIYGYPGGAIMPVYDELYKFQDKLTHILTRHEQGATHAAQGYARVTGRVGVAMATSGPGATNLVTGLADAQIDSTPMVCITGQVTRSLLGSDAFQETDIVGISTPVTKWNYQITRVEEIPEIMAKAFYIAKSGRPGPVLVDITKNAQFDELDFVYEKCTKVRSYKPVPTPESGSLEKAAELINSAKKPFIVFGQGVILGEAEAELKAFVEKTGIPAAWTILGLSAMDTDHPLNVGMVGMHGNYGPNLLTNECDVLIAIGMRFDDRVTGNLDTYAKQAKVIHFEIDPAEVNKNVKVDVAVLGNSKETLRDILPLVDKKEHSAWKAEFDKMYQIEYNALIDKDIHPTKEGLTMGEVIEQINLASGHKAVMVSDVGQHQMIACRYAKFKQSKSNITSGGLGTMGFGLPAAIGAKMGAMDREVVAIIGDGGYQMTIQELGVIFQHNVPVKIVVLNNDHLGMVRQWQELFFDRRYASTVMTNPDFVKIAEGYHIQARRVTERGDLQEAVQEMMASKNPYFLEVKVEKEDNVFPMIPSGASVSDIRLK from the coding sequence ATGGAGACATTAAAAGCACAAAAAAAAGATAGCAAAACGCAAAATAGCATCCGAATAACAGGAGCAGAGGCCATCATTCACTGTTTGCTTGCTGAAGGAGTCGATTTAATATACGGTTATCCCGGTGGGGCCATTATGCCTGTTTATGACGAGCTATATAAGTTTCAGGATAAATTGACGCATATTTTGACCCGTCACGAACAAGGGGCCACCCATGCTGCGCAAGGCTATGCAAGGGTGACAGGCAGGGTAGGTGTGGCCATGGCTACATCGGGTCCTGGAGCCACTAATTTGGTGACAGGGTTGGCCGATGCACAGATTGATTCTACCCCCATGGTTTGCATTACTGGGCAGGTGACACGAAGCCTTTTAGGTTCCGATGCCTTCCAAGAAACCGATATTGTGGGGATTTCGACCCCTGTGACCAAATGGAATTACCAAATCACTCGTGTGGAAGAGATCCCAGAAATCATGGCGAAGGCATTTTATATTGCCAAATCGGGACGGCCCGGACCTGTTTTGGTGGACATCACCAAGAATGCTCAGTTTGATGAGCTCGATTTTGTGTATGAAAAATGTACCAAGGTCAGAAGCTACAAACCCGTTCCCACTCCTGAATCGGGTAGCTTGGAGAAAGCAGCGGAACTCATCAATAGTGCCAAAAAACCATTTATCGTATTTGGGCAAGGGGTGATTTTGGGCGAAGCGGAGGCAGAGCTCAAAGCCTTCGTGGAAAAAACGGGAATTCCTGCGGCTTGGACCATTCTTGGTCTTTCGGCCATGGATACCGACCATCCATTGAACGTGGGTATGGTGGGAATGCACGGCAATTATGGACCCAATCTGCTCACGAACGAATGCGATGTGCTTATTGCCATTGGAATGCGTTTTGATGACCGGGTCACCGGTAATTTGGATACCTACGCCAAACAGGCCAAGGTCATTCATTTTGAGATAGACCCTGCAGAAGTCAATAAAAACGTAAAGGTAGATGTAGCGGTTTTGGGAAATTCCAAAGAAACATTGCGCGATATTCTCCCTTTGGTGGATAAAAAAGAGCACAGCGCATGGAAGGCAGAGTTTGATAAAATGTATCAAATCGAATACAATGCCTTGATCGATAAGGACATTCACCCGACCAAGGAAGGGTTGACCATGGGCGAGGTCATTGAGCAAATCAATTTGGCGTCCGGCCACAAAGCGGTGATGGTCTCCGATGTTGGTCAGCATCAAATGATTGCTTGCCGTTACGCCAAGTTTAAACAATCCAAGAGTAATATTACCTCCGGAGGTCTGGGCACCATGGGATTTGGCCTTCCGGCAGCTATCGGAGCCAAAATGGGCGCCATGGACCGCGAAGTGGTGGCCATTATCGGTGATGGAGGCTATCAAATGACGATTCAGGAACTCGGAGTTATTTTTCAGCACAATGTGCCCGTTAAAATTGTGGTACTGAACAATGATCACTTGGGCATGGTGCGCCAATGGCAAGAACTATTCTTTGATAGGCGTTACGCATCCACCGTTATGACCAACCCCGATTTTGTAAAGATTGCGGAAGGTTATCACATTCAAGCCAGAAGGGTGACCGAAAGGGGAGACCTTCAAGAAGCGGTGCAAGAGATGATGGCATCCAAAAATCCATATTTCTTGGAAGTAAAAGTGGAGAAAGAGGACAATGTGTTCCCAATGATTCCATCAGGTGCATCTGTTTCGGACATCAGATTGAAGTAA
- the ilvN gene encoding acetolactate synthase small subunit, protein MEKQWYTISAYSENHVGLLNRISGIFLKRHINIESLNVSKSEIEGVSKFTIVVFTTEEWTRKIVGQIEKQVEVIKAYYHTDDETIYQESALFKIASHLLFDERQIQNIIKESHSQIVTVNREFFALAKTGRRHEIDEMHEALEPYGILQFVRSGRIAVTKATMPISEMLQEFQEN, encoded by the coding sequence ATGGAAAAACAATGGTATACCATCTCGGCATATTCCGAAAATCATGTGGGATTGCTCAATAGGATATCGGGAATATTCTTAAAGCGACATATCAATATAGAAAGTTTAAATGTCTCAAAATCAGAGATTGAAGGTGTTTCTAAGTTCACGATTGTGGTTTTTACCACCGAGGAGTGGACACGGAAAATCGTTGGTCAGATAGAAAAGCAGGTTGAGGTCATCAAGGCCTATTATCACACCGATGATGAGACCATCTATCAGGAATCGGCATTGTTCAAAATTGCTTCGCATTTGTTGTTCGATGAACGACAGATTCAAAACATCATCAAAGAAAGCCATTCGCAGATCGTGACCGTAAACCGGGAGTTTTTTGCGTTGGCCAAAACAGGGCGTCGGCACGAAATAGATGAAATGCACGAAGCATTGGAGCCTTATGGTATCCTTCAATTTGTTCGATCAGGGCGGATTGCGGTCACCAAGGCCACCATGCCCATAAGCGAAATGTTGCAAGAATTTCAAGAAAACTAA
- the ilvD gene encoding dihydroxy-acid dehydratase, with amino-acid sequence MELNKFSKKVTQDPTLPAAQAMLHAIGLTDEDLQKPLIGIASTGYEGNPCNMHLNDLALDVKKGVESSNLVGLIFNTIGVSDGISNGTPGMRYSLPSRDIIADSIETVIHAMSYDGLVTVVGCDKNMPGALMAQLRLNRPSILVYGGTIAPGCHNNKKLDIISAFEAYGQKVAGAIDEKEYKEVIHKACPGAGACGGMYTANTMASAIEAMGMSMPFNSSIPAVNDKKQADCEAAGAALYHLLKEDIKPRDIVTKKSLENAFRLVTVLGGSTNAVLHFMAIAHAAEVDFSLEDITRISESTPLLADLKPSGKYLMEDLHNVGGVPAVLKYMLKEGMLHGDCMTVTGKTLAENLLDVPDLAEGQDIIRKKEQPIKETGHIRILTGNIATEGAVAKITGKEGLEFTGTARVFDSEVAVNEGIHNGKVQKGDVVVIRYEGPKGAPGMPEMLKPTSAIMGAGLGKDVALITDGRFSGGSHGFVVGHVSPEAQVGGGIALVKDGDEITIDAVKNTINVNISDEELEKRRKEWKQPELKVKSGSLYKYAKTVSSAAKGCVTDLF; translated from the coding sequence ATGGAATTGAACAAGTTTAGTAAAAAAGTGACACAAGACCCAACGCTGCCAGCGGCCCAGGCTATGTTGCATGCGATTGGATTGACAGATGAAGATTTACAAAAACCTTTAATCGGGATAGCGAGTACAGGTTACGAGGGAAACCCCTGTAATATGCACCTCAATGATTTGGCCCTAGATGTGAAAAAAGGGGTAGAGTCCTCCAATTTGGTCGGTCTTATCTTTAATACCATTGGAGTTAGCGATGGGATATCAAACGGAACACCAGGTATGCGGTATTCGCTGCCATCAAGGGATATTATTGCCGATTCCATTGAAACCGTAATCCATGCCATGAGCTATGACGGCTTGGTCACCGTGGTGGGGTGCGATAAAAACATGCCGGGAGCCTTAATGGCACAATTGCGTTTGAACCGCCCATCCATTTTGGTATACGGGGGAACCATTGCTCCGGGTTGCCATAACAACAAAAAATTGGATATTATCTCGGCTTTTGAAGCTTATGGACAAAAAGTGGCCGGTGCCATAGATGAAAAGGAATACAAGGAGGTCATCCACAAGGCATGCCCGGGAGCTGGGGCCTGTGGCGGCATGTACACCGCAAACACCATGGCATCCGCAATAGAAGCCATGGGGATGTCCATGCCCTTCAACTCATCCATTCCAGCGGTGAACGATAAAAAACAAGCGGATTGCGAAGCTGCAGGAGCGGCACTGTACCATTTATTGAAAGAAGACATCAAACCAAGGGATATCGTAACCAAAAAGTCATTGGAAAATGCGTTTAGGTTGGTTACTGTACTTGGGGGTTCCACCAATGCAGTGCTTCACTTTATGGCCATTGCCCATGCCGCGGAAGTGGATTTCTCTTTGGAGGATATCACACGCATCAGTGAGTCCACCCCTTTGCTGGCCGATTTAAAGCCCAGTGGCAAATATTTGATGGAAGACCTGCACAATGTTGGAGGGGTGCCTGCTGTACTGAAATACATGTTGAAGGAAGGGATGTTGCATGGGGACTGTATGACCGTTACGGGAAAAACCTTGGCCGAAAACCTATTGGATGTTCCCGATTTGGCCGAAGGGCAGGACATTATCCGAAAAAAAGAACAACCTATTAAGGAAACCGGACATATTCGCATTTTAACCGGGAACATCGCCACAGAAGGCGCCGTTGCCAAGATTACGGGTAAAGAAGGACTTGAATTTACGGGAACCGCCCGCGTATTTGATAGCGAGGTCGCGGTGAACGAAGGCATCCATAACGGAAAAGTACAAAAAGGCGATGTAGTGGTCATTCGCTATGAAGGACCAAAAGGAGCACCAGGTATGCCCGAGATGTTGAAGCCTACATCTGCCATCATGGGAGCGGGACTTGGAAAGGATGTAGCCTTGATTACCGATGGTCGATTCTCCGGTGGTTCACACGGATTTGTGGTGGGCCACGTATCGCCCGAAGCCCAGGTAGGAGGCGGTATTGCCCTGGTGAAAGATGGTGATGAAATTACCATCGATGCCGTGAAGAATACCATTAATGTGAATATTTCAGACGAAGAGCTCGAAAAAAGAAGAAAAGAATGGAAGCAACCTGAATTGAAGGTCAAATCAGGAAGCTTGTACAAATATGCCAAAACGGTGTCATCCGCAGCAAAAGGCTGTGTTACCGATTTGTTCTAA
- a CDS encoding Nramp family divalent metal transporter produces MFKKIGPGVLVAAAFVGPGTITMCTLAGASFGYALLWALLVSVIATIVLQGMAGRIGLITQSGLVDVVRAELRTPWIRNIVIAIVLGAILVGNAAYEAGNIGGATLGLEQLLPYPSVKPFLPAIIGGIIFMLLWWSNYKILEKIFMGLVGIMGVSFVICAIITQPSIGEIVKGMFVPKLPENALLTVIALVGTTVVPYNLFLHASLVKEKWNSQKDLKAVHWDTLISIGLGGLVSMAILVTAAAAPISEINNALDMAKALEPLFGQMAFLFMSIGLLAAGITSAITAPLAAAYVASSCFGWKGGMQHKKFKMVWTTVLLCGVVFLSFDIKPIEVIQFAQVANGILLPVMALLLLWVVNKKSVMGQHRNSVIQNAFGIAIVAFAIFLGAKSILKVIGLF; encoded by the coding sequence ATGTTTAAAAAAATAGGTCCGGGAGTTCTTGTTGCAGCAGCCTTTGTTGGGCCGGGAACCATAACCATGTGCACGCTAGCAGGAGCAAGTTTTGGGTACGCTTTGCTGTGGGCTCTCTTAGTGTCGGTAATAGCCACTATCGTGTTGCAGGGCATGGCCGGTAGGATTGGACTCATAACCCAAAGTGGCCTAGTGGACGTGGTTCGGGCAGAACTGCGAACACCATGGATTCGAAATATAGTCATCGCCATAGTGCTCGGTGCCATTTTGGTGGGAAATGCTGCCTACGAAGCGGGAAATATCGGCGGTGCCACCTTAGGATTGGAGCAGTTGTTGCCCTATCCTTCGGTTAAACCTTTTTTGCCCGCCATTATAGGAGGAATAATTTTTATGCTACTATGGTGGAGCAATTATAAGATTTTGGAAAAAATATTCATGGGCTTGGTAGGCATTATGGGTGTAAGCTTTGTTATTTGTGCCATCATCACCCAACCATCGATTGGTGAAATTGTAAAGGGAATGTTCGTTCCTAAATTGCCTGAAAACGCATTGCTTACCGTAATTGCCCTGGTGGGGACTACGGTGGTTCCTTACAATCTCTTTTTGCATGCCTCTTTGGTAAAGGAAAAATGGAATTCGCAAAAAGATCTAAAAGCAGTGCATTGGGACACTCTTATTTCCATAGGATTGGGCGGTTTGGTTTCTATGGCCATATTGGTGACTGCCGCCGCTGCACCCATCTCCGAAATCAACAATGCCTTGGATATGGCCAAGGCCTTAGAGCCCTTATTTGGACAAATGGCATTTTTGTTCATGTCCATTGGGCTTTTGGCAGCGGGAATTACCTCCGCCATTACAGCCCCTTTAGCCGCCGCCTACGTGGCCAGTAGTTGCTTTGGCTGGAAAGGCGGAATGCAGCACAAAAAATTTAAAATGGTCTGGACTACGGTACTGCTTTGCGGAGTGGTTTTCCTTTCTTTCGATATTAAGCCCATTGAGGTCATTCAATTTGCGCAAGTGGCCAACGGTATTTTGCTTCCCGTGATGGCCTTATTGCTCTTATGGGTGGTAAACAAAAAATCGGTGATGGGCCAACACCGAAACTCTGTCATCCAGAATGCATTTGGCATCGCCATCGTTGCTTTTGCCATTTTTCTCGGTGCAAAAAGTATATTAAAAGTGATAGGTTTGTTTTAA
- a CDS encoding YifB family Mg chelatase-like AAA ATPase — protein sequence MLTKVYGSAVFGIEATTIVVEVNIDKGIGYHLVGLPDNAIKESNFRIAAALQNNDYRIPGKKITINMAPADMRKEGSAYDLTLAIGILAASGQIRSENIENYLIMGELSLDGSLQPIKGALPIAIKAQQEGFEGFILPKENANEAAVVDGLKVYGVETIKQVIDFFDADLPLEQTVVDTRKTFYEQQYLPEFDFADVKGQESIKRCMEIAAAGGHNIILIGPPGAGKTMLAKRLPSILPPMTLHEALETTKIHSVVGKVKNKGLMSQRPFRNPHHTISSAALVGGGSYPQPGEISLAHNGVLFLDELPEFERRVLEVMRQPMEDREVTIARAQFTVTYPSSFMLVASMNPSPGGYFNDPDAPVTSSPAEMQRYLGKISGPLLDRIDIHIEVTPVPFDKLSEDRRGESSVVIRKRVEAARDIQNQRFAEIEGIHYNAQMGTKHIREFCKLNDSSKNLLKEAMQRLNLSARAYDRILKVSRTIADLEGFSEVTENHISEAIQYRSLDREGWLG from the coding sequence ATGCTCACAAAAGTTTACGGAAGTGCCGTTTTTGGTATAGAGGCCACCACCATTGTAGTGGAGGTCAATATCGACAAGGGAATCGGGTATCATTTGGTAGGATTGCCAGATAATGCCATTAAAGAAAGTAATTTTCGAATTGCCGCTGCCCTTCAGAACAACGATTACCGCATTCCCGGTAAAAAAATCACCATCAACATGGCTCCGGCCGATATGCGCAAGGAGGGTTCGGCCTACGATTTAACCTTGGCCATTGGAATCTTGGCAGCATCAGGACAAATCCGTTCGGAAAACATTGAAAACTATTTGATTATGGGAGAGCTTTCTTTGGACGGAAGCCTGCAACCCATAAAAGGTGCCCTTCCCATTGCGATTAAGGCCCAGCAAGAAGGTTTCGAAGGCTTTATCCTTCCCAAGGAAAATGCCAATGAAGCTGCTGTGGTGGACGGACTCAAGGTCTACGGCGTGGAAACCATTAAACAGGTTATTGATTTTTTTGATGCCGACCTTCCTCTGGAACAAACCGTGGTGGATACCCGAAAAACGTTTTACGAACAACAGTACCTGCCAGAATTTGATTTTGCTGATGTTAAGGGACAGGAAAGCATAAAACGATGCATGGAAATTGCGGCTGCCGGCGGTCACAATATCATCTTGATAGGTCCCCCCGGAGCAGGGAAGACCATGCTGGCCAAGCGTTTACCGTCCATTTTGCCGCCCATGACCTTGCACGAGGCCTTGGAAACCACCAAAATACACAGTGTGGTAGGAAAGGTGAAAAACAAAGGCTTGATGAGCCAGCGACCTTTCCGTAACCCGCACCATACCATAAGCAGTGCCGCCCTAGTGGGTGGGGGCAGTTATCCGCAACCCGGTGAAATATCGTTGGCCCACAATGGAGTCCTGTTTTTGGACGAGCTCCCTGAGTTTGAACGACGTGTACTGGAAGTGATGCGACAACCGATGGAAGATAGGGAGGTCACCATAGCCCGCGCCCAATTTACGGTTACTTATCCCAGTAGTTTTATGCTGGTGGCCAGCATGAATCCCAGTCCGGGAGGATATTTTAACGACCCCGATGCCCCTGTGACATCATCACCCGCAGAAATGCAGCGGTATCTGGGCAAAATATCGGGCCCTTTGTTGGATAGGATAGATATTCACATTGAGGTCACCCCGGTCCCTTTCGATAAATTGTCCGAAGACAGGAGAGGGGAGAGCAGTGTCGTTATCCGAAAAAGAGTGGAAGCGGCCAGGGACATTCAGAACCAAAGGTTTGCCGAAATAGAGGGTATCCATTACAATGCCCAAATGGGAACCAAACATATTCGGGAGTTTTGCAAATTGAACGATTCCTCCAAAAATCTTTTAAAGGAAGCCATGCAACGACTGAATCTATCTGCGAGGGCTTATGACAGAATCTTAAAAGTATCCCGCACCATTGCCGATTTGGAAGGGTTTTCTGAGGTAACTGAAAACCATATCTCGGAAGCGATACAGTATCGAAGTCTGGATAGGGAAGGGTGGCTGGGTTAA